In one Steroidobacteraceae bacterium genomic region, the following are encoded:
- a CDS encoding SLC13 family permease, with protein MSAFHGPERAMLRMIPSPHAVAALLLTIMTFVMFATARVRIEFICLGLIAVLALGFYLFPFEQAGSLTGMEVAFGGFGHEALVAISCLMILGRGLVVTGALEPAAAALTRLWRFSRLLGLLCTLLIAAILSMFVNDTPVLVLVLPILLTLGTRIGAAASKTLMPVNCAILIGGMATTIGTSTNILVVSIARDMGLPPLGVFQFAPIVAIAAAVALPYLWFIMPRLLPDTGETESRAPRDFESTLHITASSSGHGKPAADFLRRIGSNVRVHAVLRGNQTLADGDGQALLEAGDRILVTGTAEALRELQSSEKILLAESHVLQAVASGHSNADIRIAQVVVGSESTLLGRTVRSARIADRYQVAVLGTMHAADRLPALRRSPDRSPIDVGDVLLVQGTSEHLADLEIGEGVMALEGGIELPRTSKALTALLIMAAVVIIAATKTLPIAIAALAGTIAMLAAGCVKFEGLGRALSLEVIVLVAASIALGRALVETGAANWLGITAAIALQSLPPAAIIAALMLLVTVLTNFVSNAAAAAVGTPLAVSLASQLHLNAEPFVIAVLFGCNLCYVTPVAYQTNMLIMSAARYQFRDFVRAGLPLALLMISVLAYLLVRHYGL; from the coding sequence ATGAGCGCGTTTCATGGACCGGAGCGCGCGATGTTGCGCATGATTCCCTCGCCGCACGCGGTAGCGGCGCTGCTGCTGACAATAATGACGTTCGTCATGTTTGCAACCGCAAGGGTGCGAATCGAATTCATTTGCCTGGGGCTGATCGCCGTACTCGCCCTTGGCTTCTATCTGTTTCCGTTCGAGCAGGCCGGGTCACTGACTGGAATGGAAGTAGCCTTCGGAGGATTCGGGCATGAGGCTCTGGTCGCCATCAGCTGTCTGATGATTCTGGGTCGTGGCCTCGTGGTGACCGGCGCGCTTGAGCCCGCCGCCGCAGCGCTCACCCGGCTATGGCGATTCAGCCGCCTGCTCGGCCTGCTTTGTACCTTGCTTATAGCCGCCATTCTGAGCATGTTTGTCAATGACACGCCGGTACTGGTGCTTGTATTGCCGATCCTGCTTACGCTCGGAACGCGCATCGGTGCGGCGGCATCAAAGACGCTGATGCCCGTAAATTGCGCGATCCTGATCGGAGGCATGGCAACCACGATTGGCACATCCACCAATATCCTTGTCGTATCGATCGCGCGCGACATGGGTCTGCCACCGCTTGGTGTCTTTCAGTTCGCGCCGATCGTCGCGATTGCCGCCGCCGTGGCGCTGCCCTATCTGTGGTTCATCATGCCCCGGCTGCTGCCAGACACAGGTGAGACCGAGAGCCGCGCGCCACGCGATTTCGAGTCGACGTTGCACATTACGGCCTCCAGTTCCGGGCATGGCAAACCTGCTGCTGATTTTCTCCGCCGTATCGGCAGTAATGTCCGGGTACATGCGGTATTGCGCGGCAACCAGACGCTCGCCGATGGTGACGGCCAGGCACTGCTTGAAGCAGGTGACCGCATCCTCGTCACAGGGACGGCCGAGGCGTTGCGCGAACTGCAATCGAGCGAAAAGATACTCCTCGCGGAATCCCACGTGCTGCAGGCTGTGGCATCTGGCCATAGCAATGCCGACATACGCATCGCCCAGGTCGTAGTTGGTTCCGAGTCGACCTTGCTTGGCAGGACCGTTCGAAGCGCGCGCATTGCCGACAGGTACCAGGTCGCGGTTCTTGGCACGATGCATGCTGCGGACCGCTTGCCGGCACTGCGACGCAGCCCTGATCGTTCGCCTATTGATGTCGGGGATGTGCTGCTGGTGCAGGGCACTTCGGAACACCTCGCGGACCTCGAAATCGGTGAGGGCGTCATGGCACTGGAGGGAGGCATAGAGCTCCCGCGCACGAGCAAAGCCCTGACAGCACTGCTGATCATGGCCGCCGTGGTAATCATCGCGGCGACCAAGACATTGCCCATTGCTATTGCGGCCCTGGCCGGTACCATCGCCATGCTGGCCGCCGGATGCGTGAAATTCGAAGGTCTCGGTCGCGCACTCAGTCTCGAAGTGATTGTCCTCGTCGCCGCGAGCATTGCCTTGGGGCGGGCCTTGGTCGAGACAGGCGCCGCGAACTGGCTCGGAATTACTGCCGCCATAGCGCTGCAATCCTTGCCGCCTGCAGCGATTATCGCGGCATTGATGTTACTGGTTACGGTATTGACCAATTTCGTATCGAACGCTGCTGCTGCCGCTGTCGGCACGCCACTAGCAGTGAGCCTTGCGAGCCAATTACACCTGAACGCCGAACCCTTCGTAATAGCGGTGCTATTTGGCTGCAACCTGTGCTATGTGACTCCAGTCGCGTACCAGACGAACATGCTCATCATGAGTGCCGCGCGTTACCAGTTTCGCGATTTTGTGCGAGCCGGATTGCCGCTTGCGTTGCTGATGATTTCGGTGCTGGCCTACCTGCTCGTACGGCACTATGGCCTTTGA
- a CDS encoding flagellar protein FlgN, whose product MEAKACLQQFEQFVSEELDALANLSELLEDEHRLLELGRAEALQQVTAARESAMTRLLLLQRDRWALVRALGRDESRNGLMQVLRWCDPLRTLTPSLQRCATLAEKCRDYNTRNGALVAARMQRLERQLAYMTTGSASGQYDPLAERQSSRGQLLSTQL is encoded by the coding sequence ATGGAGGCCAAGGCCTGTCTGCAGCAATTTGAGCAGTTCGTGAGCGAGGAGCTGGACGCTCTTGCAAACTTGTCCGAGCTGCTCGAAGACGAGCACCGGCTGCTCGAGCTGGGGCGCGCTGAGGCGCTGCAGCAAGTTACGGCAGCGCGCGAATCCGCGATGACGAGACTATTGCTCCTGCAACGCGACCGCTGGGCGTTGGTTCGCGCGTTAGGGCGCGATGAAAGCCGCAATGGACTCATGCAGGTTCTTCGTTGGTGTGACCCACTTCGAACTCTGACGCCTTCGTTGCAGCGCTGCGCGACACTTGCGGAGAAATGCCGCGATTACAATACGCGAAATGGCGCATTGGTTGCTGCACGCATGCAGCGGCTCGAGCGTCAGCTTGCCTATATGACCACAGGCAGCGCCTCGGGCCAATACGACCCGCTCGCCGAGAGGCAGTCGAGCCGCGGGCAACTTCTCTCCACCCAGCTCTAG
- the flgM gene encoding flagellar biosynthesis anti-sigma factor FlgM → MLTVTGKLIMTNKINGLNSVSATVTSGDAPRRSKDAAAGSGSDTAQTANVEITQRARALASLEAALAQAPVVDEQRVAAIRSEISDGRYSVDSAKVAEQILRFDADLATARKADD, encoded by the coding sequence TTGCTAACGGTCACAGGAAAATTGATTATGACCAATAAAATCAATGGGTTAAACAGTGTCTCGGCCACGGTGACATCGGGGGATGCACCACGCCGCAGCAAAGATGCCGCCGCGGGATCTGGTAGCGACACGGCTCAGACCGCCAATGTCGAAATTACCCAACGCGCGCGTGCCCTCGCCTCGCTCGAAGCGGCGCTCGCCCAAGCGCCGGTCGTCGATGAGCAGCGTGTGGCGGCGATTCGCAGCGAAATCAGCGACGGCCGCTATAGCGTTGACTCGGCCAAGGTGGCCGAACAAATTCTGCGCTTCGACGCTGACCTCGCGACCGCGCGCAAAGCCGACGATTGA
- the flgA gene encoding flagellar basal body P-ring formation chaperone FlgA: MSRTTVNSPTARNPAPLFVLLACSQLAAAAPTGSLQSLDAIRVVAERTLMAQFPHEEVQVIQDNLDRRLRLPACKQALHGRIPTHTTISRQATVMISCDAPRWSIYTQLALRSRINALVAKRTLPRGTQLSDADVTIEREWRDGPPGDYLREGEDLTALQLRRSVSAGSVLTSSDLEAAVLVRRGQSVTLLSEMPGVLVRSDAIALADGRQGGPVAVRSISSQRVVDGVVAGPGLVRAGAGY, encoded by the coding sequence ATGAGCAGAACAACCGTCAATAGTCCGACTGCCAGAAATCCAGCGCCGCTGTTCGTTTTGCTTGCCTGTAGCCAGTTGGCTGCCGCAGCACCAACCGGCTCATTGCAAAGTCTCGATGCAATTCGTGTGGTAGCCGAACGCACGTTGATGGCTCAATTCCCACACGAAGAAGTGCAGGTTATCCAGGACAACCTGGATCGACGATTGCGCCTGCCGGCGTGCAAGCAGGCATTGCACGGGCGGATTCCAACTCATACGACAATATCGCGTCAGGCGACCGTAATGATCAGTTGCGATGCGCCCCGCTGGAGCATATACACGCAACTCGCCCTGCGATCACGGATCAATGCATTGGTCGCGAAACGGACTCTGCCGCGCGGCACACAACTGTCGGACGCTGATGTCACTATAGAACGCGAATGGCGGGACGGGCCTCCAGGTGATTATCTTCGCGAGGGTGAGGATCTCACGGCCCTGCAACTACGCCGATCAGTTTCCGCAGGATCCGTGCTGACTTCCAGCGACCTGGAAGCAGCAGTACTCGTGCGACGTGGGCAGTCGGTCACCTTGCTGAGCGAGATGCCGGGCGTGTTGGTGCGCTCCGATGCGATCGCATTGGCGGATGGGCGGCAAGGCGGACCGGTCGCCGTGCGCAGTATTTCCTCGCAGCGGGTTGTCGACGGCGTAGTCGCCGGACCGGGCCTGGTTCGCGCCGGCGCGGGCTATTAA
- the flgB gene encoding flagellar basal body rod protein FlgB, whose amino-acid sequence MPISLDDYLAVHTASLRARSARNEILASNIANADTPNYKARDLDFATLMDSASPRAPNAALASTDPRHISSTSSNPDLNSVLRYRVPLAPSLDGNTVDPQLEQAAYAENVVRYQASLTFLGSKLRGLITAITGQ is encoded by the coding sequence ATGCCAATCTCGCTTGACGACTATCTCGCAGTTCACACGGCATCGCTTCGGGCGCGCTCTGCGCGAAACGAGATACTGGCGAGCAACATCGCCAATGCCGACACGCCCAATTACAAGGCGCGCGATCTGGATTTCGCGACACTGATGGACAGCGCCTCGCCGCGGGCGCCGAATGCCGCACTGGCGAGCACCGACCCTCGGCATATTTCATCGACCTCCAGCAACCCTGATTTGAACAGCGTACTGCGCTACCGCGTCCCGTTGGCGCCGTCTCTGGACGGGAACACGGTGGACCCGCAGCTCGAACAGGCGGCCTACGCAGAAAACGTGGTGCGCTACCAGGCGTCGTTGACATTCCTTGGATCGAAACTGCGCGGCCTGATTACAGCCATCACGGGTCAATAG
- the flgC gene encoding flagellar basal body rod protein FlgC, with amino-acid sequence MGSFKIFDIAGSGLSAQSVRLNTVASNIANANSVSGTKEGVYRARSPVFQAVADPASSDGSTASVAVRGVVDSNAPALARYEPGNPLADAEGYVYAANVNVVEQMVDMISASRSYQNNVEVMNTTKDLLLATLRLGQS; translated from the coding sequence ATGGGTTCGTTCAAGATTTTCGACATCGCGGGCTCTGGGCTCAGTGCCCAGTCCGTGCGCCTGAATACGGTCGCGAGCAATATTGCGAATGCAAACAGTGTCAGTGGAACAAAGGAAGGCGTATACCGGGCGCGCTCGCCCGTGTTCCAGGCTGTGGCGGATCCGGCGTCCAGCGACGGCAGCACAGCCAGTGTGGCTGTTCGGGGCGTTGTCGATAGTAACGCCCCGGCGCTGGCCCGTTACGAACCGGGTAACCCGCTCGCCGACGCCGAAGGGTACGTATATGCCGCCAATGTAAACGTCGTAGAGCAGATGGTCGACATGATTTCCGCATCTCGCAGTTACCAGAACAATGTTGAGGTGATGAACACCACCAAGGATCTCCTGCTCGCGACATTGCGGCTTGGCCAATCCTGA
- a CDS encoding flagellar hook capping FlgD N-terminal domain-containing protein: MIDSIGSAAATSLTTPTSPSDGTSRTALGQNEFLTLMITQLRNQDPFKPLEPTEFLGQLAQFGTVSGIEGVKASLGDLSASLQGTQLLNGASLIGHSALLRANSAPVRDSGGIAGGVDVPGGYNSVEITVADIAGTEIRRFQIPAQSGWTRFEWDGRDATGEKAVPGQYVIRATAGTGNSSSALATWLEARIDSVAVDPTNASLLVNTSMGAVPLTALRQIQ; the protein is encoded by the coding sequence ATGATCGACAGCATCGGCAGTGCAGCAGCCACCAGTTTGACGACGCCCACGTCGCCATCGGACGGCACGTCGCGCACCGCGCTCGGCCAAAACGAATTCCTTACGCTGATGATTACGCAGCTCCGCAACCAGGATCCCTTCAAACCGCTCGAGCCAACCGAGTTCCTCGGGCAGCTCGCCCAATTTGGCACGGTGAGCGGCATCGAAGGGGTCAAAGCGTCACTAGGGGATCTGTCCGCATCGCTGCAGGGAACGCAGCTGCTTAACGGCGCATCCCTGATTGGGCATTCGGCACTTCTGCGAGCGAATTCGGCGCCGGTCCGTGACTCCGGTGGTATCGCCGGCGGCGTTGACGTGCCAGGCGGCTACAACAGCGTCGAAATCACGGTCGCCGACATCGCAGGCACGGAAATTCGGCGTTTTCAGATACCGGCACAGTCGGGTTGGACGCGATTCGAGTGGGATGGCCGCGATGCAACCGGCGAAAAGGCCGTGCCCGGACAATATGTAATTCGCGCAACAGCGGGTACGGGCAACAGTTCCAGTGCACTTGCGACCTGGTTGGAGGCACGCATCGATAGCGTTGCTGTCGACCCGACGAATGCTTCATTGCTGGTCAATACATCCATGGGTGCTGTGCCGCTCACCGCGCTGCGGCAGATTCAATAG
- the flgE gene encoding flagellar hook protein FlgE: MSFRLALSGLNAASADLSVTANNIANTGTVGFKESRAEFAELFSVSPQGVSSIAIGNGVRVSDVAQQFTQGNIDFTDNSLDMAVSGQGFFVLSDNGALNYTRAGAFKVDRDGYVVNSQAQRLQVFPPNSGGTFNTGALADLRIVTTESPPEATNNAEMIVNLPGNASPPPVAGFDPADPDTYNQATSLTVYDSLGASHTATVYFSRTATPNQWETRLYIDGSAVGGAQTLDYSPTGTLLSPANGQLTFPAFNPGTGALDLALTFDYGRSTQYGSAFNVNAITQDGFTTGRLIGIDTDSTGVVQARFTNGRSLPLGQIALANFSNPQGLQQLGDTNWAETFASGQALRGQAGNSGLGLIQSGALEASTVDITEQLVNMITAQRNFQANAQMISTSDAITQTIINIR, encoded by the coding sequence ATGTCTTTCCGTCTTGCGTTATCCGGTCTCAATGCGGCATCCGCCGACCTGAGCGTAACGGCCAACAATATTGCGAACACGGGTACAGTCGGTTTCAAGGAGTCTCGTGCAGAATTCGCAGAGCTGTTCTCCGTGTCACCGCAGGGAGTCTCGAGCATTGCGATTGGCAATGGTGTCCGCGTATCCGATGTAGCCCAGCAGTTCACGCAGGGGAATATCGACTTCACGGACAACAGCCTGGACATGGCCGTTTCAGGCCAGGGATTCTTTGTGCTGTCGGACAATGGAGCGTTGAATTACACACGTGCCGGCGCATTCAAGGTCGATCGGGATGGCTACGTCGTCAACAGCCAGGCACAACGCCTGCAGGTTTTTCCGCCCAACTCCGGCGGGACATTCAACACCGGCGCGTTGGCTGATTTGCGTATCGTGACGACCGAGAGTCCGCCGGAGGCTACGAATAACGCGGAAATGATCGTCAACTTGCCGGGCAACGCATCACCGCCGCCGGTCGCTGGATTCGATCCGGCTGACCCGGACACGTATAACCAGGCCACATCGCTTACGGTGTATGACTCCCTCGGCGCATCTCACACCGCAACGGTCTATTTTTCCCGCACGGCAACCCCCAATCAATGGGAGACACGCCTCTATATTGACGGTTCCGCGGTTGGTGGAGCACAGACGCTCGATTATTCGCCGACTGGAACACTGCTGTCGCCCGCCAACGGACAACTTACCTTTCCGGCGTTCAACCCGGGCACGGGCGCTCTTGATCTCGCACTCACCTTCGACTACGGGCGTTCCACGCAGTATGGCTCGGCATTCAATGTCAATGCGATTACCCAGGACGGCTTCACGACCGGCCGCCTCATCGGAATAGATACGGACTCCACAGGAGTCGTGCAGGCGAGATTCACCAACGGTCGGTCACTTCCGCTTGGGCAGATTGCGCTGGCCAACTTCTCCAATCCACAGGGGTTACAACAGCTGGGTGACACTAACTGGGCCGAAACCTTTGCTTCTGGACAGGCTCTGCGTGGACAGGCTGGTAACTCGGGTCTGGGACTGATCCAGTCGGGCGCCCTTGAGGCGTCTACGGTCGATATTACGGAACAGTTGGTCAACATGATCACTGCGCAGCGTAATTTTCAGGCGAATGCGCAGATGATCTCGACCTCCGACGCAATTACGCAAACCATCATCAATATCCGTTAG
- a CDS encoding flagellar basal body rod protein FlgF, with amino-acid sequence MDKLLYIAMSGAKESLRAQTAVSHNLANATTTAFKADLNAFMARDIAGPGYHSRAYATTSTTGWNLDAGALEATGRDLDVAINGSGWIAVQAQDGSEAYTRAGDLRIQASGLLTNGAGHVILGDGGPITIPPSSSLLIGRDGTISAVALGQSPQSAAPVARIKLVDPPPDTLQRGADGLFRMRDGSTAEASASVAVSSGALETSNVNTAQALVDMIEISRRYDLQVRMIRNAEENATSSARLLQMG; translated from the coding sequence ATGGACAAATTACTCTACATTGCCATGTCGGGTGCGAAGGAGTCGCTTCGCGCGCAGACTGCGGTAAGTCACAACCTCGCCAATGCAACGACGACCGCGTTCAAGGCCGACCTAAATGCATTCATGGCCCGCGACATTGCCGGACCCGGCTATCACAGCCGCGCCTATGCCACGACCTCCACGACAGGCTGGAATCTCGATGCCGGCGCGCTGGAGGCAACTGGCCGCGATCTCGACGTCGCAATCAATGGTTCCGGTTGGATCGCAGTTCAGGCACAGGACGGATCGGAAGCCTATACCCGGGCCGGCGACCTGCGCATTCAGGCAAGTGGCCTGCTGACCAACGGTGCCGGACACGTGATTCTTGGTGACGGCGGGCCGATCACCATCCCGCCGTCAAGTTCACTGCTCATTGGTCGTGACGGAACCATTTCGGCGGTCGCACTGGGGCAGTCACCGCAAAGCGCTGCGCCAGTTGCCCGCATCAAGTTGGTCGATCCGCCGCCAGACACACTGCAACGCGGCGCCGACGGGCTGTTTCGAATGCGTGATGGCTCGACCGCCGAGGCCAGTGCGAGCGTCGCTGTCAGCAGCGGTGCCCTCGAGACGAGCAACGTCAACACCGCCCAGGCTTTGGTTGACATGATAGAAATTTCGAGACGCTACGATTTGCAGGTTCGAATGATTCGCAACGCGGAAGAAAATGCAACCAGCAGCGCACGTCTGCTGCAAATGGGTTAG
- the flgG gene encoding flagellar basal-body rod protein FlgG, translating to MNTALWAAKTGLDAQQTRMSVTAHNLANVNTNGFKKGRAVFEDLLYQNVRQVGAATSQDTQAPTGLSLGTGARVVATEKSYTQGGLTTTGNALDVAINGRGFLQIQLPDGTSAYTRDGSLQINSQGQLVTASGYIVQPGISIPDGAQSVSISTDGVVSAQIAGQAAPVQVGQLQLVDFINPAGLQPRGENLLMESAASGTAQASTPGLNGLGTVVQGALEASNVNVVEELVAMIETQRAYEMNSKAISTTDQMLEYLTNRL from the coding sequence ATGAATACAGCATTATGGGCAGCCAAGACCGGACTCGATGCGCAGCAAACGCGCATGAGTGTCACCGCACACAATCTAGCCAACGTCAATACCAATGGCTTCAAAAAGGGTCGCGCAGTATTCGAGGATCTCCTTTATCAAAACGTTCGGCAGGTTGGTGCTGCGACATCGCAAGATACCCAGGCGCCGACAGGTCTGTCATTGGGCACCGGCGCGAGGGTCGTCGCGACGGAAAAGTCGTACACCCAGGGCGGGCTGACGACAACCGGCAACGCATTGGACGTCGCTATCAACGGTCGTGGCTTTTTGCAGATCCAGCTCCCGGATGGAACGTCGGCCTATACGCGTGATGGCTCGTTGCAAATCAACTCGCAGGGTCAGCTGGTGACCGCGAGCGGCTACATCGTTCAGCCGGGCATAAGTATTCCTGACGGCGCGCAGAGCGTGAGCATCTCGACAGATGGCGTTGTAAGCGCGCAGATCGCCGGCCAGGCAGCACCGGTACAGGTGGGCCAGCTGCAGCTCGTCGATTTCATCAACCCGGCTGGATTGCAACCGCGAGGCGAGAACCTGCTGATGGAATCAGCGGCAAGCGGAACAGCACAGGCAAGCACTCCGGGACTGAACGGTCTCGGCACAGTCGTCCAGGGCGCGCTCGAGGCTTCCAATGTCAATGTGGTCGAGGAGCTCGTCGCAATGATCGAGACGCAAAGAGCCTACGAGATGAACTCAAAGGCGATCTCAACGACGGACCAGATGCTCGAGTACCTGACCAACAGGCTGTGA
- the flgH gene encoding flagellar basal body L-ring protein FlgH encodes MSLLLQLFAATSITLLLASCSLGRAPEPDDPDWVEPIETPAAAAGTIYRAGMDQQLFENMTARRVGDILTVRLQERTNASKSAETSTEKSTNIDLPGMELAGRPVTVNGTPILDANLGHSSDFAGKGSSTQSNRLDGDVTVTVVRRLSNGNLLIRGQKWLALNQGREFVRLQGVIRPYDIEPDNSVPSYKVASARIGYGGRGAIASANAPSWLARFFNSPLTPF; translated from the coding sequence TTGAGCCTGCTGCTGCAGCTGTTCGCTGCAACCAGCATCACGCTGTTGCTCGCTTCATGCAGTCTGGGGCGTGCACCAGAACCCGACGACCCGGATTGGGTCGAGCCGATTGAGACGCCGGCCGCGGCCGCCGGTACGATTTATCGCGCTGGGATGGACCAGCAACTGTTCGAAAACATGACCGCGCGGCGCGTCGGCGATATTCTGACCGTGCGACTGCAGGAGCGCACCAACGCCAGTAAGAGCGCGGAAACTTCGACTGAAAAGTCCACCAATATCGACTTGCCTGGTATGGAACTGGCCGGTCGGCCGGTCACCGTCAACGGCACTCCGATTCTGGATGCCAACCTCGGGCACAGCAGCGACTTTGCCGGCAAAGGCAGCAGCACGCAGAGCAACAGGCTGGACGGTGACGTCACCGTTACGGTAGTTCGCCGCCTATCCAACGGCAATCTGCTGATCCGTGGCCAAAAATGGCTGGCGCTCAATCAGGGGCGCGAATTCGTTCGATTGCAGGGCGTGATTCGCCCATACGATATCGAACCGGATAACAGCGTACCTTCCTACAAGGTGGCAAGCGCCCGCATTGGATACGGGGGCCGTGGTGCAATTGCAAGCGCCAATGCGCCTAGCTGGCTGGCACGATTCTTCAATTCGCCGTTGACGCCATTCTAG
- a CDS encoding flagellar basal body P-ring protein FlgI, with product MIHPKFHGDLLRVIFAFVCVAGAPFAFADRVKDLASVAGVRGNQLVGYGLVVGLDGTGDQTSQAPFTVQSIKNMLTRFGVTIPPNVNPQLKNVAAVTVHAELPAFAKVGQTIDVTVSSIGNAGSLLGGSLLMTPLKGLDGEVYAMAQGSLLVGGFGVSGKDGSRIAVNVPSGGRIPDGATVEREVPMSISTLPNVTLNLNTADFATASRLVDKINSTFGEATAQALDAVSISVEAPVVPAQRVAFLAALEALEIEPDDAPARVIVNSRTGTIVIGSNVRVQPAAVTHGSLAVTITERVEVSQPNALAQGDTVAARASSVDVTQPEARMFLLEKGVNLDEIVRAVNQVGAAPGDLVAILEALKQAGALRAELVVI from the coding sequence GTGATACATCCGAAATTTCATGGCGACTTGCTACGTGTAATCTTCGCATTTGTCTGTGTCGCTGGCGCCCCATTTGCATTCGCAGATCGCGTAAAGGATCTGGCGTCGGTAGCTGGAGTGCGCGGAAATCAACTCGTGGGGTATGGTCTGGTGGTGGGACTCGATGGAACGGGCGATCAGACCAGCCAGGCACCTTTCACCGTACAAAGCATCAAGAACATGTTGACGCGCTTCGGAGTGACAATTCCGCCAAACGTCAATCCTCAGCTCAAGAATGTCGCCGCCGTCACTGTCCACGCAGAGCTTCCCGCGTTTGCCAAAGTAGGACAAACCATCGATGTTACCGTGTCATCAATCGGAAATGCCGGCAGCTTGCTCGGAGGCAGTCTGTTGATGACGCCATTGAAAGGCCTGGATGGCGAGGTATACGCGATGGCTCAGGGAAGCCTGCTTGTCGGCGGCTTCGGCGTGTCCGGCAAGGATGGCTCGCGTATCGCCGTCAATGTGCCAAGTGGCGGGCGCATTCCCGACGGCGCCACCGTAGAACGCGAAGTACCGATGTCGATTTCGACACTGCCGAATGTCACGTTGAACCTCAATACGGCTGACTTTGCGACAGCTTCACGTTTGGTGGACAAGATCAATTCCACGTTTGGGGAAGCGACGGCGCAGGCTTTGGACGCGGTGTCGATCAGCGTTGAGGCACCGGTGGTGCCTGCACAACGTGTCGCATTTCTCGCCGCGCTCGAGGCACTCGAAATCGAGCCCGACGATGCACCGGCGCGGGTCATCGTGAACTCCAGGACTGGAACCATCGTAATCGGATCCAATGTGCGCGTGCAACCAGCTGCGGTCACTCATGGCTCGCTCGCTGTCACTATTACAGAGCGAGTGGAGGTGTCCCAGCCTAATGCACTCGCCCAGGGCGACACGGTCGCCGCTCGGGCATCGAGCGTGGACGTGACGCAACCGGAGGCGCGCATGTTTCTCCTCGAAAAGGGCGTGAATCTTGACGAGATCGTACGCGCCGTGAACCAGGTTGGCGCAGCACCCGGTGATCTCGTCGCTATTCTCGAGGCACTCAAGCAAGCCGGCGCTCTACGCGCGGAGTTGGTTGTGATATGA
- the flgJ gene encoding flagellar assembly peptidoglycan hydrolase FlgJ, with translation MSAPPAISLATPGIPVTTNAKPVETLPPNRTSDLKQAAREFESLFVNMMLRSMREASFGDPNFDSSGGDLYRDMFDEQIARSMSRRGGLGIAEILIRQLDTNLQTGATQDHATVPSAQAAIRSPIAAAMAVQGGNSGDYRQDFVARILPAAKQAAKALGSDVRSVIAHAALETGWGRSMPMAANGTSSNNLFGIKTGKGWNGEAARAATVEHVNGKDVQKIQEFRSYPSLERSIADYVHLLTGSKRYREALGTADDTHAFARALQAGGYATDPNYAGKLSRVAATVDALLANTDLKLRTATPLTSSTEVG, from the coding sequence ATGAGCGCACCGCCAGCAATCTCCTTGGCCACGCCAGGCATTCCGGTAACGACGAATGCAAAACCAGTCGAGACGCTGCCGCCCAATCGAACCTCGGATCTCAAGCAGGCAGCACGTGAATTCGAAAGCCTGTTCGTCAACATGATGCTCAGATCGATGCGCGAGGCCAGCTTCGGAGATCCCAATTTCGACAGTTCCGGGGGCGATCTATATCGGGATATGTTCGATGAGCAAATCGCCAGGAGCATGTCCCGCCGCGGTGGCCTGGGAATCGCAGAAATACTGATACGCCAACTCGATACGAACCTTCAGACCGGGGCGACGCAAGATCACGCCACGGTGCCGTCAGCGCAAGCGGCGATTCGCTCCCCAATAGCAGCCGCAATGGCCGTGCAGGGCGGCAACAGTGGCGACTATCGGCAGGATTTCGTCGCGCGAATTCTTCCAGCGGCCAAACAGGCCGCGAAAGCGCTCGGCTCGGATGTGCGATCCGTCATAGCCCATGCCGCATTGGAAACAGGATGGGGACGCTCGATGCCAATGGCGGCCAATGGCACCAGCAGCAACAATCTGTTTGGAATCAAGACAGGCAAGGGATGGAACGGCGAGGCGGCAAGGGCAGCGACTGTCGAACACGTCAACGGTAAGGACGTGCAGAAAATTCAGGAATTTCGCTCTTATCCGTCTTTGGAGAGAAGCATCGCCGATTATGTGCACTTGCTGACCGGCAGTAAGCGCTACCGCGAAGCACTCGGTACCGCGGATGATACTCACGCGTTTGCTCGAGCCTTGCAGGCCGGGGGCTATGCCACCGACCCAAATTATGCGGGCAAGCTCTCACGCGTGGCCGCAACGGTTGACGCATTGCTCGCAAACACCGATCTAAAGTTGCGAACTGCGACGCCGTTAACGTCTTCGACAGAAGTCGGCTAA